A part of Heliangelus exortis chromosome 3, bHelExo1.hap1, whole genome shotgun sequence genomic DNA contains:
- the BIRC5 gene encoding baculoviral IAP repeat-containing protein 5, translated as MAAGAEDSAALPGEWWLYLVPTRAATFRNWPFTEGCACTPERMAAAGFVHCPSENGPDVAQCFFCYKELEGWEPDDDPLEEHKKHSASCAFLSLKKDPTDLTLQEFLKLDKDRMKNAIQKQISQKVTEVEDTARIVRREIEKLAS; from the exons ATGGCTGCCGGCGCGGAGGATTCGGCGGCGCTGCCCGGGGAATGGTGGCTTTACCTCGTCCCCACCCGCGCTGCTACATTCCGCAACTGGCCCTTCACCGAGGGCTGCGCCTGCACGCCCGAGCGG ATGGCGGCGGCAGGATTCGTGCACTGTCCCAGCGAGAACGGCCCCGACGTGGCGCAGTGCTTCTTCTGCTACAAGGAACTGGAGGGCTGGGAGCCCGACGACGACCCGCT gGAGGAACACAAAAAACACTCTGCGAGCTGTGCTTTTCTCTCCCTTAAGAAAGATCCTACTGACCTGACGCTGCAGGAATTCCTAAAGCTGGACaaagacagaatgaaaaatgcaaTT CAAAAACAAATTTCTCAGAAGGTGACTGAAGTTGAAGATACTGCCAGGATTGTTCGTCGTGAAATAGAGAAGCTGGCCTCTTAG